The proteins below come from a single Zonotrichia leucophrys gambelii isolate GWCS_2022_RI chromosome 3, RI_Zleu_2.0, whole genome shotgun sequence genomic window:
- the DSE gene encoding dermatan-sulfate epimerase isoform X2 produces the protein MYETSYRRGWGFQYLHNHQPTNCVALLAGSLVLMNQGYLQEAYLWTKQVLAIMEKSVVLLQEVTDGSLYEGVAYGSYTTRSLFQYMFLVQRHFDINHFSHPWLKQHFAFMYRTVLPGFQRTVAIADSNYNWFYGPESQLVFLDKFVMRNGSGNWLAEQIRRNRVVEGPGTPSKGQRWCTLHTEFLWYDASLRSVPPPDYGVPKLHYFEDWGVVTYGSALPAEINRPFLSFKSGKLGGRAIYDIVHKNKYKEWIKGWRNFNAGHEHPDQNSFTFAPNGVPFITEALYGPKYTFFNNVLMFSPAVSKSCFSPWEGQITEDCSSKWLKYKHDLAGDCQGRVVAATERSGVVFIRGEGVGAYNPKLKLRKLQRNLILLHPQLLLLVDQIHLEDDSPLEAATSFFHNVDVPFEETVVDDVHGAFIRHRDGIYKMYWMDDTGHSEKATIASRMYPRGYPYNGTNYVNVTTLLRHPVTRAIYLFIGPSVDVQSFTVRGDSPQLDVFVTTGEHAYAVYLWPVEDGSRSAFAQVIADRQKIVFDRASAIRSSTVPEVKDYVGIVERNLQHFKPVFQQLEKQILSRVRNTASFRKTAERLLRFSDKRQTEEAIDRIFAISQRQQQQQRGRAKKNRKVAKGYKFVDAVPDIFAQIEVNERKVRQKAQTQAQKELPVDEDEEMKDLLDFADITYVKHKTGMSIKGRSGLAQMVATARSAPSISASYTRLFLILNIAIFFVMLAMQLTYFQKAKRLHGQRCLYAILLVDSCILLWLYSSCSQSQC, from the exons GCTACCTTCAGGAAGCTTACTTGTGGACCAAGCAAGTGTTGGCAATCATGGAGAAGTCAGTagtcctgctgcaggaggtcACAGATGGCTCCCTCTATGAAGGGGTGGCTTATGGCAGCTACACAACCAGATCACTGTTCCAGTACATGTTTCTTGTCCAAAGGCATTTTGACATCAATCACTTCAGCCACCCCTGGCTCAAGCAGCACTTTGCATTTATGTACAGGACTGTCCTGCCTG GGTTCCAGAGAACTGTGGCCATCGCAGATTCCAACTATAACTGGTTCTACGGGCCGGAGAGCCAGCTGGTGTTTCTCGACAAGTTTGTCATGCGCAATGGCAGCGGGAactggctggcagagcagatCAGAAGGAACCGAGTGGTGGAGGGGCCAGGCACACCATCCAAAGGGCAGAGGTGGTGCACTCTCCACACTGAATTTCTCTG GTATGATGCAAGTTTGCGCTCTGTACCTCCACCAGACTATGGAGTTCCTAAGCTACATTATTTTGAGGACTGGGGAGTGGTGACTTATGGAAGTGCTTTGCCAGCTGAAATCAACaggcctttcctttccttcaagTCAGGAAAGCTGGGAGGACGTGCAATATATGATATTGTTCATAAGAACAAGTACAAAGAGTGGATCAAGGGGTGGAGGAACTTTAATGCTGGCCACGAACACCCAGACCAGAACTCCTTCACTTTTGCTCCCAATGGTGTACCTTTCATAACAGAAGCTCTGTATGGAccaaaatatactttttttaataatgtgttGATGTTTTCCCCTGCTGTGTCTAAGAGCTGCTTCTCCCCATGGGAAGGGCAGATTACAGAAGACTGTTCCTCAAAGTGGCTTAAATATAAACATGACTTGGCTGGCGACTGTCAGGGACGAGTGGTTGCTGCCACGGAGAGAAGCGGGGTGGTTTTTATCAGGGGAGAAGGAGTGGGTGCATACAATCCTAAACTGAAGCTGAGAAAATTGCAGCGAAACCTCATACTTCTCCATCCCCAGCTTCTCTTGCTAGTGGACCAAATCCACCTAGAAGATGACAGCCCTCTGGAGGCAGCAACCAGTTTCTTCCACAATGTGGATGTGCCTTTTGAAGAAACAGTTGTTGATGATGTCCACGGGGCCTTTATTAGGCACCGTGATGGGATATATAAGATGTACTGGATGGACGACACTGGCCACAGTGAGAAAGCCACCATTGCCTCGAGGATGTATCCCCGGGGCTACCCCTACAATGGAACAAACTACGTGAATGTAACGACCCTGCTGCGGCACCCCGTCACGAGGGCCATCTACCTTTTCATAGGGCCCTCTGTGGACGTGCAGAGCTTCACCGTGCGTGGAGATTCCCcacagctggatgtgtttgtgaCCACTGGTGAGCACGCCTACGCCGTGTACCTGTGGCCCGTCGAGGATGGCTCCCGCTCCGCCTTTGCACAGGTTATTGCAGACCGCCAGAAAATTGTCTTTGACCGAGCCTCTGCCATCAGGAGCTCCACAGTGCCAGAGGTGAAGGACTACGTAGGCATCGTGGAGAGGAACCTGCAACATTTTAAGCCCGTCTTCCAGCAGCTTGAGAAGCAGATCCTGTCTCGTGTACGCAACACGGCCAGCTTTAGGAAGACTGCTGAGCGCCTGCTGAGGTTTTCAGATAAGAGGCAGACAGAGGAGGCCATTGACAGGATATTTGCAATctcacagaggcagcagcagcagcagcgtggcagagcaaagaaaaacagaaaggtaGCCAAAGGCTACAAATTTGTTGATGCCGTTCCTGACATTTTTGCACAGATTGAGGTAAACGAAAGAAAAGTGCGACAAAAGGCACAGACTCAAGCACAAAAAGAGTTGCCTGTAGATGAAGATGAGGAAATGAAAGATCTTCTGGACTTTGCAGATATCACTTATGTGAAGCACAAAACTGGGATGTCAATCAAAGGCCgatcagggctggcacagatgGTGGCAACTGCTCGAAGTGCCCCATCAATATCAGCTTCTTATACTCGCCTCTTTCTAATTCTCaacattgctattttttttGTCATGCTAGCAATGCAGCTCACTTATTTCCAGAAGGCCAAGAGACTGCATGGCCAAAGATGTCTGTATGCAATACTTTTAGTAGACAGCTGTATATTATTGTGGCTGTATTCTTCCTGTTCTCAGTCACAATGTTAG
- the LOC135445138 gene encoding calcium homeostasis modulator protein 6-like, whose protein sequence is MDTLQKAVDFCIRHQTTLSFSIVSLLTAASERVFSYVVFKCPCNSENLVYGYSFLLAPAFVLLLLGYMMNARTWRLFTGMCSPEKHPQYCSWRTWAHFCQLFVPMTAKASVAPLTWIAVALLGANFYECAASGSNMTAQLFCKNKGNYSQEQLYKMPCDEELAAAMSSVCLSFHAQSQLIGWFLIVTIMALALISTCVTHCFSPVSYLQFKFWKIYSRKEHKLFETKAKEHANKLAERNTNCFFEATDPAPFPTPSNEDWQKVSVSYTFNSQSQYYSVLHKYVNTNRGNDAEFQEEGQDLNVIEFVDEAQPSVSGL, encoded by the exons ATGGATACATTACAGAAGGCAGTGGATTTCTGCATCCGCCACCAGACCACTCTGAGTTTCAGCATCGTGTCCCTGCTGACGGCTGCCAGCGAGCGCGTCTTCTCATATGTGGTGTTCAAGTGTCCCTGCAACTCTGAGAACCTGGTGTATGGCTATTCCTTCCTCTTAGCACCTGCCTTTGTCCTCTTGCTGCTCGGCTACATGATGAACGCCAGGACATGGCGCCTCTTTACAGGCATGTGCTCTCCAGAGAAGCATCCCCAATACTGTTCCTGGCGAACCTGGGCCCACTTCTGCCAGCTGTTTGTGCCAATGACAGCCAAGGCCTCGGTGGCCCCGCTCACCTGGATAGCAGTGGCCCTGCTCGGAGCCAACTTCTACGAGTGTGCGGCCAGTGGGAGCAACATGACAGCACAACtcttctgtaaaaataaaggaaattacaGCCAAGAGCAGCTGTACAAAATGCCCTGTGATGAGGAGTTAGCAGCAGCGATGTCAAGTGTATGCCTCAGCTTTCATGCACAGTCCCAG CTGATAGGATGGTTCCTGATAGTCACCATCATGGCTCTGGCACTGATTTCAACATGTGTCACCCACTGCTTCTCCCCTGTCAGCTACCTTCAGTTCAAATTCTGGAAAATTTACTCAAGAAAAGAACATAAACTCTTTGAGACCAAAGCCAAAGAGCATGCAAACAAGCTagcagaaagaaatacaaattgcTTTTTTGAAGCCACTGACCCAGCACCATTTCCTACTCCCAGCAACGAAGACTGGCAGAAGGTTTCAGTCTCGTACACCTTTAATTCACAATCGCAGTATTACAGTGTGTTACACAAGTATGTGAACACCAACAGAGGCAACGACGCTGAATTCCAGGAAGAAGGTCAGGATCTCAATGTTATTGAATTTGTGGATGAAGCCCAGCCAAGCGTTTCAGGGTTGTAA